AGCTGCCGATGTCGCCGCAGCTACCATTACTTCCTTCGTTCATCCGGGTGTGCTGAATACACAGGCCAGCCTTGACTATGTAGGCGGCCAGGTAAATGGTGGGGATGCAAACCGCACCGCTTATTATCAGACGGTTATTGATTATGTAGATAGTCATCCTGTGCCTACTTCCTTCTATGCTACCGTAACAGTAGGTTCCAACGGTGCTACTTCTCCTTCAAAATCACAGATCCGTAAAGATGCCGAACTCGCCTATGCGCTGGCATTGAGATGGGCTAAAACCGGTACACAGTCCTGGGCGGATAAATGTATCCAGGTACTGAATGGCTGGTCATATACCTTCCAGAACTATGCGCTGCTGGATGCATCTACCAACCCATATCAGCCAGGACTCGAAGCTTCCTGGACGACCCCTTCCTTTGTGGCTGCCGCTGAAATCATGCGCTATTACAAAGTAAATGGTACCACTGGTTCAGGATGGTCTACTGCTGATATCAACCAGTTCCAGAACTATCTGAACAATGTGAAAAATAATTACATCAACAACATGCCGGTGTACAACAATAACTGGAATGCTTCCCAGGGTTATGCGAAAATGGCCATGGGTATCTTCCTGAACAGCACCACTGTTTACCAGAACGGTTATGACCTGATTACTACCTATCTGCCTATTATCATTCAATCTAACGGTACTATCCCTGAGTACTGCGATCGCCAGGATTGTGTACACTACCAGTACTCCCTGACAGCTTTTGCATACGCCGCGCAACTGGCGTCTATCCAGGGTGATGGCAGCCTGTGGACTTTAAACAGCAGCCGCCTCAGCGCTGGTTATGACTATATGCGTGCTGCTTATGGCCAGACAACCAGTTGTACTTACTGCTCTACTTCCAGCCCTGTTTTCCCGGGAACAGAAGTAGCCTATAATCACTACAAAACCAGTAATCTTGGCTACCTCAGAGGCTTACAGGCCCCGTTGAGCGTTCCTAATGATAATACCTTCCTGGGCTTCACTACTTATACCCACTATAACGTAAGCAGCCTGTAATAATCAGAGCAAATAATCAATAAAGGGAAGGAGCACTACAAAGCGTCTTCAGAAGTATTACTTCTGAAGACGCTTTTTTTAATTACTACCCGTTGTTCGTCTCTTTATATTATATTTATGGAATCGATTGCATTAATTTATAACAAGATGAAGAAAATTGTTTTTTCAGTAATTACAATGGCCGCCATGGCGGTTTCTCAGATGGCCGCCTGTAAAGATGCGGGTACATTTCCGGAGAAACCTAAAAAATTCGTACATCCGGCTGTGTTGAATACGACCGCCAGCCTGGACTTAATCAGCAAACAGGTAGATAATGGCGATACTGCCAGGGCCAATGCCTATAAAAGGGTAGAAGAATTTATCAATAAAGTGGAATACCCCACTTCGTTCTTTGAAACAGTGGTAGTGGGTTCTAACGGGGCTACCTCTCCATCTAAATCACAGATTAGAAAAGACGGAGAACTCGTATATGCCTTAGCGTTAGCATGGGCCAAAACCGGCAACGATGATTATGCGAAGAAAACGATTGGTATTCTTAACGGGTGGGCATATACGTTCAGAAATTACGACCTGCTCAACGCCGCCACCAATAAGCGTCAGCCAGGACTCGAAGCCTGCTGGACCTCTCCCGGCTTTGTAGCAGCCGCAGAAATTATGCGCTACTACAAAGTGAAAGGAAAATCCGCCGGCTGGAAGCAGGCGGATATAGATCAGTTCTGCAATTATCTGCGTAATATCCTGGAAAATTATATCAATGTAATGCCAGTATACAATAACAACTGGAACGCTTCCCAGGGATATGCTAAAATGGCCATGGGCGTGTTTATGGACAGCACCGCATTATACCAGGAAGGCTATAATACCATCAAACAGTTCATGCCGGTTGTTATTGAGCCCAATGGCGATATACCGGAATACTGTAATCGTAAAGACTGTGTGCATTACCAGTATTCACTGACGGCATTCGCCTATTCGGCAGAACTGGCGCGGCTGCAGGGCGATAACAGCCTGTGGACATTCAACGATAATCTCCTCAGCAAAGGATATGACTATATGCGTAAGGCTTATGAAGACCAGGCCAGCTGTTCTTTCTGTACTGCCAATTCAAAGGTTTATCCAGGTGTGCCGGTGGCTACCAATTATTACAAATCGGCTAACCTGTATTTCCTGAACAGTTTACAGGCGCCTATAGGATGGCCTACGGATTATACTTTCCTGGGATTTACTTCCTATACGCATTTTAATATGGCGCAGCTATAATCATTACTTAATGCGGAGCAACTTGATAACAACGTAGTTGTTACTGCTCATGGTAGCGTTATAGCCTTGTATATTGACTATTCTGTTGGCAATATTCATATTGCCATCTATAATCAGTGTGTCGCCGGAGAATTTCCAGTGTTGTGCATAAACATCAGATAATCCGCTGGTATTAGCCGGAAGGTTGCCGGTACTGGTTGTGGTGATTGGTGCTGAATAAATGGAATCTCCTTTGATTTGATAAGGAGCAACTACGCTCATTGGAGGCAGGGTTTGATGGAAGTCCATTGTAAAGGGTTCACCATCAGAAATGCCGTTTGTGAAGCTCTCGGCGGTAATTGGGCCAGTAACGGTATATCCTACATTGCTATAGGCAATACTCTTGTCATCAATTACATAGGTACCGGTAAAATTGCTGCCTGTGAAAACGAAGTCGTTTATAGCTCCGTCTGTTTCTGTACCTATTTTTACAGTGGTTTGGGAGTGGCCTTTCTGGTACGTATATACGATTTTATAGTTACCGATTATAGGAGAACTGCCTTTTGTATCTGGTTCTACAGACGATTCTTTGCCACAGGAAAACAGGAAGGTAGCGGCGAGTGCCACAGAAAGCACGCGTAAGTGATAGGTAAACATAGGTATATTTTTTGCAAAAATATATTATGTGTATGAGATTATTTCTATTAGCGAAAGGAATCTTGCTTTAACTTATCTACTGTATAATCATCTGCCCGAAGGGCGATATAATTATAAAACAGAACGGTCTCCAGTAAATGGAGACCGTTGTTGTAATTGCTAAATATGTCCTAGTTATAATGAAAGTTTTGTTGCAAAGGCTTAGAAAAAGAAGCCGTAGGTAAGAATACGAACGGCCTTTAACATCTTGTATGTGACCTATGTAAATAATCGTTAAGCGATTGCCAAAGAAATATTATTGTTTATCCCACCAAACGCGGGTATTGAACTCATTTACGCCTTGTGCACTTATTGCTGCCTGATAGTTGGTAGCGTTTGCACTGGCTTCTGTTGTCGGGTACAGCATCCTTCTTGGGATTATTCCACCGTTGTTATCACCAGGATAAATTACTGGTGTTAATTTTGGATAATCCGATCTCCTCCAGTTGCTGAATACCTCATACCAATCCAGGAACCCTGCTACCCAGTATTGGGTGTTGATTTGTTCATACGCTGTGGCAGCAGTATACGGGTGGTTAGTGAGGTAGGTAGCGATGTCTCCGGCATTGATGGTGGCAGCGGCATCATATTGTGCCAGTTGCTGCATGGATGCGGTAACACCGTTGTTATAGTGGGTAGCAGCATCACCGTTTACGCTCCAGCCACGTTGCGCAGCTTCAGCAAGCAGTAATTCTGTCTGACCATAAGTAACCAGCGTAGTGATACCATCCAGTTTGGCGAAGATATCTTTACGTAAGGTGGAGTAGTTAGCGATGGTATCTTTAAAGCCTGGGGCATGATGCACGTCATTAGGTGTAGTAGCACCGTTTTCATCATAACCGTTTGGTAAACCTACCTGTTTGGAAGGTGTTTTATCACCGGTCAGATTGATCTGTGCATAGTATTGCAGACGTGGATCGCCATTGTTTTTCAGGTAGTCAACGAATGTTTTGCTCAGGTAAACGTTACCTTTTGCAACTGCATCCCACTCACCACCGAGGATGTTACTGTTTCTGTTTACAGTAGCACGGCCGCCGGAACCTGCATGTGAAATGAGGGCATTATCTGCGTTGCTGGCGAAAGTACCGCCAAGAGCTGCTTTTTCTACCCATGTTTTTGCAGTGGCAGGGTCAACTTTTGTCAGACGCATTCCCAGACGCACCATCAGGCTATACGCCATTTTCTTCCATTTATCGGTATCTCCCTGGAAGATCAGGTCGCCGGCACCAACTTTATCTTTGGTTTTATCCAACGCTTTGGCAGCAGCATCCAGTTCCTGTAACATGGCAACATAAATATCCTGCTGTGCATCGTATTTAGGCGTGATAATACCGTTGGTATAACCTTGTCCGGCCTGACTGAACGGCACCATGCCATACAGGTCTGTTAAGCGGTGGTAGATCAGTACACGGGTAATACGGCCAATCTGGTACAGGTTATTATAGTTATCTTTTCCTTTAGTCTGGTGCAATAAATCTTCAATATACTTCACCTGAGAAGGATAACCCATGTCGAAATATGCCTGAGAGAATCCCTGGTTTTTTCCATAATGGTCTCCGGAATACCAACCTACAGTAGAAGACAGCTGTTGCATCATCAAACTCAGGTAGATGATATTGGTACGCCATGTTTCGTAGCTGAAATCGTCGTTACCAGTATATTCCAGTTGTGCTCTTGTCAGGGAGTATACCGGAATGGTAGTGGTTTCAGTAGCGCTGTTTTTATCGGTATTTATATCCTCGAACTTTTTTGTACAGGATGACAGGAACGTCAGCGCTGGTATGGCGAGGAGTAAGCTATATTTTTTGATTGCTTTCATATGACTGTTTTTTGAGCTTCGCGCAGTGACTTAATTAAAATTTCACGTTCAGGTTCAAGCCGTAAGATGAAGTGGTTGGTACACCTGCATATTCCAGACCTTGGCCACTGGCATTGTTATAAGAAGACTCAGGGTCGATGTTTGGTGTATGTTTAGAAATATAGAAGAGATTTCTACCCACCAGCGACAGACTCAGGCCA
The Chitinophaga sp. Cy-1792 genome window above contains:
- a CDS encoding alginate lyase family protein; its protein translation is MKKTAVFYGLAMCAIAITAFLFSCGKEDQAKESLAGKTKAADVAAATITSFVHPGVLNTQASLDYVGGQVNGGDANRTAYYQTVIDYVDSHPVPTSFYATVTVGSNGATSPSKSQIRKDAELAYALALRWAKTGTQSWADKCIQVLNGWSYTFQNYALLDASTNPYQPGLEASWTTPSFVAAAEIMRYYKVNGTTGSGWSTADINQFQNYLNNVKNNYINNMPVYNNNWNASQGYAKMAMGIFLNSTTVYQNGYDLITTYLPIIIQSNGTIPEYCDRQDCVHYQYSLTAFAYAAQLASIQGDGSLWTLNSSRLSAGYDYMRAAYGQTTSCTYCSTSSPVFPGTEVAYNHYKTSNLGYLRGLQAPLSVPNDNTFLGFTTYTHYNVSSL
- a CDS encoding alginate lyase family protein, whose translation is MKKIVFSVITMAAMAVSQMAACKDAGTFPEKPKKFVHPAVLNTTASLDLISKQVDNGDTARANAYKRVEEFINKVEYPTSFFETVVVGSNGATSPSKSQIRKDGELVYALALAWAKTGNDDYAKKTIGILNGWAYTFRNYDLLNAATNKRQPGLEACWTSPGFVAAAEIMRYYKVKGKSAGWKQADIDQFCNYLRNILENYINVMPVYNNNWNASQGYAKMAMGVFMDSTALYQEGYNTIKQFMPVVIEPNGDIPEYCNRKDCVHYQYSLTAFAYSAELARLQGDNSLWTFNDNLLSKGYDYMRKAYEDQASCSFCTANSKVYPGVPVATNYYKSANLYFLNSLQAPIGWPTDYTFLGFTSYTHFNMAQL
- a CDS encoding SusD/RagB family nutrient-binding outer membrane lipoprotein is translated as MKAIKKYSLLLAIPALTFLSSCTKKFEDINTDKNSATETTTIPVYSLTRAQLEYTGNDDFSYETWRTNIIYLSLMMQQLSSTVGWYSGDHYGKNQGFSQAYFDMGYPSQVKYIEDLLHQTKGKDNYNNLYQIGRITRVLIYHRLTDLYGMVPFSQAGQGYTNGIITPKYDAQQDIYVAMLQELDAAAKALDKTKDKVGAGDLIFQGDTDKWKKMAYSLMVRLGMRLTKVDPATAKTWVEKAALGGTFASNADNALISHAGSGGRATVNRNSNILGGEWDAVAKGNVYLSKTFVDYLKNNGDPRLQYYAQINLTGDKTPSKQVGLPNGYDENGATTPNDVHHAPGFKDTIANYSTLRKDIFAKLDGITTLVTYGQTELLLAEAAQRGWSVNGDAATHYNNGVTASMQQLAQYDAAATINAGDIATYLTNHPYTAATAYEQINTQYWVAGFLDWYEVFSNWRRSDYPKLTPVIYPGDNNGGIIPRRMLYPTTEASANATNYQAAISAQGVNEFNTRVWWDKQ